A single genomic interval of Dromiciops gliroides isolate mDroGli1 chromosome 1, mDroGli1.pri, whole genome shotgun sequence harbors:
- the LOC122736457 gene encoding sphingomyelin phosphodiesterase 5-like: protein MQALNPGAPPASWPPGLAGLRASPFPHPALHFLHSLARVLLFPAYWALDRLLVCCVPTPRTPFPRGLGHFLGTLLGALAALLLMLAALPLLLLGLLLWLPLQCCRRPFCYQPPPGNWTPPSPWCPTSDPNRSFGFLSANLCLLPDGLARFSNLQHSQKRAERVVTALLGGTKGPSYGAMGSSPPQADSLVGELVSALPGSLDFVCLQETFDVRAASKLARHLAPTLGAVIYDVGTTGFHPGPQLKLLGSGLLLVSRYPVLSVRFLPFPNGRREDALASKGLLSVQVQLGMLDSRRIMGYLHCTHLHAPEEDWAIRCEQLSLLLSWAEQFEAQSKKDDDAVAFSVLMGDLNFDNSSPDDAQEQEHDLFNHFTDPCRLGPGQEQPWAIGTLLSAPTLHFPVACSSEKLKSALEQEDGRSVYLAGPPTGTLSSGSWQGRRIDYILYRREPDTLLIPALERVTFSTCLAGLTDHLAVGLRLRVTTEPRTNPERPTD from the exons atgCAGGCCCTGAACCCTGGTGCCCCCCCAGCCAGCTGGCCCCCTGGGCTGGCAGGGCTGCGGGCATCCCCATTCCCTCACCCTGCCCTGCACTTTCTGCACAGCCTGGCCAGGGTTCTGCTCTTCCCTGCCTACTGGGCGCTGGACAGGCTTCTGGTCTGCTGTGTGCCCACTCCCCGCACTCCATTCCCAAGGGGGCTGGGTCATTTCCTGGGCACGCTGCTAGGAGCTTTAGCTGCCCTGTTGCTGATGCTAGCAGCTCTACCCCTGCTCCTCCTGGGCCTGCTGCTCTGGTTACCTCTGCAGTGCTGTCGACGCCCTTTCTGCTACCAGCCACCTCCTGGGAACTGGACACCCCCCTCACCCTGGTGTCCCACATCAGATCCCAACCGAAGCTTTGGTTTTCTCAGTGCCAACCTCTGCTTGCTGCCTGATGGTCTTGCCCGATTCAGCAACCTGCAGCACAGCCAGAAACGGGCAGAGCGGGTGGTCACTGCCCTACTGGGGGGAACCAAAGGGCCAAGCTATGGGGCTATGGGTTCCAGTCCACCCCAAGCTGATTCCCTGGTAGGGGAGTTGGTATCAGCCCTGCCAGGTAGCCTGGACTTTGTGTGCCTTCAGGAAACATTTGATGTACGGGCAGCAAGCAAGTTGGCCCGGCACCTGGCACCTACCCTAGGCGCTGTGATATATGATGTGGGGACCACTGGCTTCCATCCAGGGCCTCAGCTCAAGCTACTGGGTAGTGGGCTCTTGCTGGTCTCCCGATACCCCGTGCTGAGTGTCCGCTTCTTGCCCTTCCCTAATGGCCGGAGGGAGGATGCACTTGCCTCCAAGGGATTACTCTCAGTTCAG GTGCAGCTGGGCATGCTGGACAGTCGGAGGATTATGGGCTACCTGCACTGTACCCATCTGCACGCCCCTGAGG AGGATTGGGCCATTCGCTGTGAGCAACTTTCACTCCTGCTGAGCTGGGCCGAGCAATTCGAAGCACAGAGTAAGAAGGATGATGATGCTGTCGCCTTCAGTGTGCTTATGGGTGACCTCAATTTTGACAACTCTTCCCCAG ATGATGCCCAGGAACAAGAGCATGACCTGTTCAACCACTTCACAGATCCTTGTAGGTTGGGGCCAGGCCAGGAGCAGCCCTGGGCCATAG GAACCCTGCTGAGTGCCCCAACGCTGCACTTCCCAGTGGCCTGCTCTTCTGAGAAGCTGAAAAG CGCTCTGGAGCAGGAGGATGGGAGAAGTGTGTACCTTGCAGGTCCTCCCACTGGGACCCTTTCCTCTGGGTCCTGGCAGGGCAGAAGAATAGACTACATCTTATACCGGAGGGAGCCTGATACCCTTCTCATCCCA GCCCTAGAACGAGTGACTTTTAGCACATGCCTGGCTGGCCTCACGGACCATCTGGCTGTAGGCCTGCGACTCCGGGTGACCACGGAGCCCAGGACTAACCCTGAAAGACCAACAGACTGA